Proteins encoded within one genomic window of Humulus lupulus chromosome 1, drHumLupu1.1, whole genome shotgun sequence:
- the LOC133796957 gene encoding filament-like plant protein 7: MDHKSWLWRKKSSEKTILATNKVGNPIRGTEEVQKDPTERGVGSETGKTLNEKLALVILDCHVEDDPVKKDVKITQETMEGQDQAEPLKQELDEALKKGVAANERFSNSGAALKECKQQLGLVQEDLEQKIHDAVIVASREYEKAQNKLEEKLTKASKQLTDIAVENSNLTKALLVKEKVVEDLNRHKSQSDAEFSALMTRLDSTEKENAFLKYEYHMLEKELRIRNEEMEYYCQSADALQEQHLECVKKITMLEQECQRLRFPMRKRLPCPPSLSRNMKSEVPVNGRNQTEIRRKKLSPTKDLIVRDSTMENSTEILSKDVNFVCERLRFVEEENEALKKILNMKSPKHNSSRAIHAQAASRSPGADNQLVDLSKGQKSMELSRCRPLAKKLFMSSDFDMTSENGFRSSGSWASALISELEHFKNGKLGDPPNRKAFEGSDISLMDDFVEMEKLAIVSAHTLSGNSHPNLTHGDMVPVAEVLSHCGDRKMEQHKDDEKSFDWLQVVLHAMIDQKHVSKRSLEELLEDINFSVGYINQPRNHQPDKPKSTPTEADLWNSPKRSPVLNSLTGALSVDTSVEVGGNWHIQHNLSKSICKIIKLIQDTNPGSLVRNFSPDKPSATSADYFIRVFQWKWSELNAMLQKFINTSDDLLNGKACLEDFAEEAASTLEWILNNHVTPKEAVSARDKIKKHFGWDDTQGGNDEQVCLPTGELDVVGSEKQSLGWPLVAFGEGQQALIQVDKIPGTLQEENKKLKNELKNIISVKNEMEAMLHSATEKNEALMKQLQESQEIVGSLQAELETVKETKGSIEDEIENEKLISEDLDTQLSVAKAKLKEVYQKVSSLEVELEDKRNCCEELEATCLELQLQLESDATKETTDVKNQEEKQSQNGWEITTASAKLAECQETIVNLGKQLKALASPREAALLDKVFSTTSSTAIANKDKRLSKRSSLRDQMLAEDDVKAEVVSSQNVKETSSNVEVDEKPSQSDSQNATDSPSVPVHTLVACHSSSCKTSNNSAGPFAIVPSKKKGGFDLLLKLLRRRKKKGQSHKSRFPAKV; the protein is encoded by the exons ATGGATCACAAGTCATGGCTTTGGAGGAAAAAATCTTCTGAGAAGACAATTTTGGCAACTAATAAAGTTGGTAATCCAATACGTGGAACTGAAGAG GTACAAAAGGATCCAACAGAGAGAGGAGTTGGATCTGAAACTGGTAAAACTCTAAATGAGAAGTTAGCTTTAGTCATACTAGATTGTCATGTTGAAGATGATCCTGTGAAAAAAGACGTAAAGATAACTCAAGAAACCATGGAAG GCCAAGATCAGGCAGAACCTTTAAAGCAAGAGCTAGATGAAGCTCTAAAGAAGGGAGTAGCTGCAAATGAAAGATTCTCAAATTCAGGTGCTGCACTTAAAGAATGCAAACAGCAATTAGGCCTTGTCCAAGAGGACCTGGAACAAAAGATACATGATGCTGTGATCGTGGCATCCAGAGAATATGAGAAGGCACAGAATAAATTAGAGGAGAAATTAACAAAGGCAAGTAAACAGCTCACAGATATAGCTGTTGAGAATTCTAACCTTACCAAGGCCCTTCTTGTGAAAGAAAAAGTTGTTGAGGATTTAAACAGACACAAGTCTCAATCTGACGCAGAGTTTAGTGCATTAATGACTAGACTAGATTCTACTGAGAAGGAAAATGCTTTTCTGAAATATGAGTACCACATGCTTGAAAAAGAGCTACGGATTCGTAATGAGGAAATGGAGTACTATTGCCAGTCTGCTGATGCATTACAGGAGCAACATTTAGAGTGTGTGAAGAAAATCACAATGTTAGAACAAGAATGCCAAAGACTTCGTTTTCCTATGCGAAAGCGTCTTCCTTGTCCTCCTAGTCTGTCTAGGAATATGAAGAGTGAAGTTCCAGTGAATGGAAGAAACCAGACAGAGATCAGAAGAAAAAAGCTCAGTCCTACAAAAGATTTGATTGTTAGAGATTCCACCATGGAAAATTCCACTGAAATTCTGAGCAAGGATGTGAATTTTGTATGCGAGAGATTAAGGTTTGTTGAAGAAGAAAATGAAGCCCTCAAAAAGATTTTAAACATGAAGAGCCCTAAACACAATTCTTCAAGAGCCATACATGCTCAAGCAGCTTCCAGATCGCCTGGGGCTGACAACCAGCTTGTGGACCTTTCTAAAGGCCAGAAATCCATGGAGCTGTCGAGATGTAGGCCTTTAGCAAAGAAACTTTTTATGTCCTCAGATTTTGACATGACAAGTGAAAATGGCTTCAGATCTTCTGGATCTTGGGCTAGTGCTCTAATTTCTGAATTGGAACACTTTAAAAATGGGAAACTTGGAGATCCACCAAACCGCAAAGCGTTTGAAGGCTCAGATATTAGCTTAATGGATGATTTTGTTGAAATGGAGAAATTGGCAATAGTTTCTGCTCACACACTCTCTGGAAATAGCCATCCAAATTTAACTCATGGGGATATGGTTCCAGTTGCAGAAGTTCTCTCCCATTGTGGTGACAGGAAAATGGAGCAGCACAAAGATGATGAAAAGTCCTTTGACTGGCTTCAGGTTGTTCTGCATGCAATGATTGATCAAAAGCATGTTTCCAAAAGAAGTCTAGAAGAACTACTTGAGGATATTAATTTTTCTGTTGGTTATATTAACCAGCCAAGAAACCATCAACCTGATAAACCAAAGTCGACTCCTACAGAAGCTGATCTTTGGAATTCACCAAAAAGATCTCCAGTCCTAAATTCTTTGACTGGAGCTCTAAGTGTCGACACCTCAGTTGAGGTAGGTGGCAACTGGCATATTCAACATAATCTGAGTAAATCAATCTGTAAAATCATTAAGCTGATTCAAGACACCAATCCAGGATCCTTAGTTAGGAATTTCTCTCCAGATAAACCTTCAGCAACATCAGCTGATTACTTTATTCGTGTTTTTCAATGGAAATGGTCAGAACTAAATGCTATGCTACAAAAGTTTATCAACACCAGTGATGATCTGCTGAATGGAAAAGCCTGTCTTGAAGATTTTGCAGAGGAAGCGGCGTCTACTTTAGAATGGATTTTGAATAACCACGTGACCCCTAAAGAGGCTGTAAGTGCAAGGGACAAAATCAAGAAGCATTTTGGTTGGGATGATACACAAGGTGGAAATGATGAGCAAGTGTGTCTACCAACTGGGGAATTAGATGTTGTTGGATCTGAAAAGCAGTCATTGGGTTGGCCCCTGGTTGCTTTTGGAGAAGGACAACAAGCTTTGATCCAAGTGGATAAGATTCCAGGCACATtacaagaagaaaacaaaaagTTAAAAAATGAGCTCAAGAATATTATATCTGTAAAAAATGAGATGGAAGCTATGCTACATTCAGCAACAGAAAAAAATGAAGCCTTGATGAAACAGCTCCAAGAATCACAAGAAATAGTGGGAAGCTTGCAAGCCGAACTGGAGACTGTGAAAGAAACAAAAGGGTCGATTGAAGACGAGATTGAAAATGAGAAGTTGATTAGTGAAGACCTTGATACTCAACTCAGTGTTGCCAAAGCTAAACTGAAGGAAGTTTACcaaaaagtctcatctttagaggTTGAATTGGAGGACAAACGCAACTGTTGTGAAGAGTTAGAAGCAACATGTCTTGAGCTTCAACTCCAGCTAGAAAG TGATGCAACAAAAGAAACTACAGATGTCAAAAACCAAGAGGAAAAGCAATCTCAAAAT GGTTGGGAGATCACAACAGCTTCAGCGAAGTTGGCAGAGTGCCAAGAAACAATTGTCAACCTAGGAAAACAACTGAAAGCATTGGCTTCACCGAGGGAAGCAGCACTCTTAGATAAGGTATTCTCCACCACCAGTTCAACAGCCATAGCGAACAAAGATAAGAGGTTAAGCAAGCGATCCTCCCTACGTGATCAAATGCTTGCTGAGGATGATGTTAAAGCTGAGGTTGTCAGCTCTCAAAATGTCAAAGAAACCTCAAGCAACGTGGAAGTCGATGAAAAGCCATCTCAATCAGACAGCCAGAATGCAACCGATTCTCCTAGTGTCCCGGTGCATACTCTAGTAGCATGTCATAGTTCAAGCTGCAAAACCAGTAACAATTCGGCTGGGCCTTTCGCTATTGTACCAAGCAAGAAGAAGGGAGGTTTTGATTTGCTACTGAAGCTGCTGCGAAGGAGAAAGAAGAAGGGACAGAGTCACAAATCTCGATTTCCAGCCAAAgtttga